One stretch of Rosistilla oblonga DNA includes these proteins:
- a CDS encoding diguanylate cyclase yields the protein MKISTKTKLTASIVLLCVSAILLANLADLIPDERKLRSKGRIDLCEALATSVTFLVSKREFEQVETQLQLFADRYDDVVSTGLRYNSGGLVAQTGDHERNWQQGVSNQDDGCYVVAIDANKGRWGALELQFTPLYAGINRYVSGSLIKMLALLVPLLTLVCYFHLNRILRFLDPQRVVPNRVRQTLDSFAEGVVLLDAEDRIVLSNDAFARHLKVPVDSLLGIKFSELPFESTDEGKRGIASLWREARGESDLRGVTTRLIDGAGNVIANFSVNVTPVMDDAGNYQGLMAAFADVTPLERKRAQLALTLEDLHRSKQEISIQNKELRYLATRDPLTTCLNRRTFFELFDEHWNRAKTDGVPLCAMMVDIDFFKPINDNYGHSMGDEVLRQTGALLNSLASETDVVCRYGGEEFSVLMPGATLEEAEAAAERIRIGMSELQFPEFSITASLGLSGFELGADDPQGMLDQADKCLYVAKRNGRNQVVRFDTVPADLVVDESKISREKQTPEETATPPAIPFPAVSALLSAMSYRDNQTAQHSIRVSNYAALLAQRVLGPSDVYIVEIAALLHDIGKIGVPDAILLKPGPLTKEEWRQMEKHDRIGVEIINKSFKHPRLTDIVRFHHVRFDGSGALPNAPVGEDLPIGARILTIVDSFDAMISDRPYRKGMPVADAVAELRRCAGSQFDPQLVETFVDVMSAGGWTLPVASEEALPSELLLSIGEQVECLVEAADAGDRKTFVALAERLRLTAEHSEVDSLAQAATDAIQIASEDEQLERLVQQSFELLTVCRSMRSKIAADPVDCNAASLPPVSG from the coding sequence ATGAAAATCAGCACGAAGACCAAGTTGACCGCAAGCATCGTGCTGTTATGCGTGTCGGCGATTTTGTTGGCGAACCTCGCCGACCTGATTCCCGATGAACGCAAGCTGCGATCCAAAGGACGCATCGATCTTTGCGAGGCGTTGGCGACGAGCGTGACGTTTTTGGTCAGCAAACGGGAGTTCGAGCAGGTAGAAACTCAGCTGCAGTTGTTCGCAGATCGCTACGACGATGTTGTTTCGACCGGGCTGCGTTACAACAGCGGCGGCTTGGTGGCGCAGACGGGCGATCACGAACGCAACTGGCAACAGGGTGTGAGCAACCAGGACGATGGTTGTTATGTCGTCGCGATCGATGCGAACAAGGGACGTTGGGGAGCGTTGGAACTGCAATTCACGCCGCTATATGCGGGCATCAATCGCTATGTCAGCGGTTCGTTGATAAAGATGTTGGCGCTGTTGGTGCCGCTGCTGACCCTGGTTTGCTACTTTCACTTGAATCGCATCCTCCGTTTTTTAGATCCCCAGCGAGTTGTACCGAATCGCGTCCGGCAGACTCTCGACAGCTTTGCCGAAGGAGTCGTGTTGTTGGACGCCGAGGACAGGATCGTGCTCTCCAACGATGCGTTTGCCAGGCACCTGAAGGTTCCCGTCGATTCTTTGCTGGGGATTAAGTTTTCGGAACTGCCGTTCGAATCGACCGACGAGGGGAAACGTGGCATCGCGTCGCTGTGGCGCGAGGCCCGCGGCGAATCGGATCTGCGTGGCGTGACGACAAGATTGATCGATGGTGCAGGCAATGTGATCGCGAACTTCTCGGTCAATGTGACGCCCGTGATGGACGATGCGGGGAACTACCAAGGACTGATGGCGGCGTTTGCCGACGTGACGCCTTTGGAACGCAAACGGGCCCAGTTGGCGCTGACGCTAGAGGATCTGCATCGGTCCAAACAAGAGATCAGCATCCAGAACAAGGAATTACGTTATCTGGCGACGCGCGATCCGTTGACCACTTGTTTGAACCGGCGGACGTTTTTCGAACTGTTCGACGAACACTGGAACCGGGCCAAGACCGACGGCGTGCCGCTGTGCGCGATGATGGTCGATATCGATTTCTTCAAACCGATCAACGATAACTACGGTCACAGCATGGGAGATGAGGTGCTGCGGCAAACCGGCGCGCTGCTAAATTCTCTGGCGAGTGAAACCGATGTCGTCTGCCGTTATGGAGGCGAAGAGTTCAGCGTATTGATGCCTGGGGCGACGTTGGAGGAAGCCGAAGCGGCGGCCGAACGGATTCGGATCGGAATGAGCGAACTGCAGTTTCCCGAGTTTTCGATCACCGCCAGCCTGGGGCTGTCGGGCTTCGAACTGGGGGCCGACGATCCACAGGGAATGTTGGATCAAGCCGACAAATGTTTGTACGTCGCCAAACGCAATGGTCGCAATCAGGTCGTCCGCTTCGACACCGTCCCGGCGGACCTGGTTGTCGACGAGTCGAAGATCAGCCGCGAAAAGCAGACACCAGAAGAAACAGCGACACCGCCGGCGATCCCCTTCCCCGCCGTATCGGCTCTGCTGTCGGCGATGTCGTACCGCGACAACCAGACCGCTCAGCACTCGATCCGCGTTTCCAACTACGCCGCGTTGCTGGCCCAACGCGTGCTTGGTCCCAGCGACGTTTACATCGTCGAGATCGCGGCGTTGTTGCACGACATCGGCAAGATCGGCGTTCCCGATGCGATCCTGTTGAAGCCGGGCCCGCTGACGAAAGAGGAATGGCGGCAGATGGAGAAGCACGACCGGATCGGAGTCGAAATCATCAACAAGTCGTTCAAGCACCCTCGGCTAACCGATATCGTTCGGTTCCACCACGTTCGCTTCGACGGCAGCGGGGCGCTTCCCAATGCGCCGGTGGGCGAAGACCTTCCCATTGGAGCGCGGATCTTGACCATCGTCGATTCCTTCGATGCGATGATATCGGATCGTCCCTATCGCAAGGGGATGCCGGTAGCCGATGCGGTTGCGGAACTGCGCCGCTGTGCCGGTTCCCAATTCGATCCGCAATTGGTTGAAACGTTTGTCGACGTGATGTCGGCCGGCGGTTGGACGCTACCTGTCGCTTCGGAGGAAGCGCTGCCATCGGAACTGCTGTTGTCGATTGGCGAACAGGTGGAATGTTTGGTCGAAGCGGCCGATGCAGGGGACCGCAAAACGTTTGTCGCGCTCGCCGAACGGTTGCGGTTGACCGCCGAACACTCCGAAGTCGATTCGCTTGCACAAGCGGCGACCGATGCGATCCAGATCGCCAGCGAGGACGAGCAGCTGGAGCGATTGGTCCAACAGTCGTTTGAGCTGCTGACCGTATGTCGTTCGATGCGATCGAAAATCGCCGCCGACCCGGTCGACTGCAACGCCGCTTCGCTGCCACCAGTCAGCGGATAG
- a CDS encoding BBP7 family outer membrane beta-barrel protein: MQIRALTTTGLCLGLIWGLLATTTQGQMPSMQGYPPMVSQTSFMVPENMPPGVSQAMYAPTGEMPPGAVAQVGFCSPLGGGSCDSACDGYCGCGNGGGSCGGGGCGCTGCGPGGLLGQICQGGSLNGLQNLCLFCRGSGCSVCQAPSNAANMLGCLGMLAPYTEAGLCAQRWYDFQAEAIFLSMNGSSANQALTSSGVGATNILMSTDDAESDNLGAGFRLTASMMFGAGGNLEATYFGTNHFSHNQEVVDPTNSLYSAFSDFGVAPPGGYNETDQSAVHSLRYSSDIHSGEANYRRRWVGPYCRFQGSWLLGFRYFDLDESLTFATRNELNFSTATSEFLNSTTQTRNALVGAQLGGDLWWNVHPGINFGVGWKGAIFGNRAEQDTHLFYSGETLVGGVPTRTLMNRDEQASDSTTALMSELQVRMAYRLSYSWTFTAAYWFIGIDGVALGAGNVNTSQANRLFNTNTARDVSINIDDSLTMQGFSVGLEYLW; the protein is encoded by the coding sequence ATGCAAATTCGAGCGTTGACGACAACAGGGTTGTGCTTAGGTCTCATATGGGGACTGCTTGCCACGACGACTCAAGGGCAGATGCCATCGATGCAGGGCTATCCTCCGATGGTGTCTCAAACCAGTTTTATGGTCCCTGAAAATATGCCGCCGGGTGTTTCACAGGCGATGTATGCACCGACAGGAGAGATGCCGCCCGGCGCCGTCGCTCAGGTCGGCTTCTGTAGTCCTTTAGGGGGCGGTTCATGTGACTCAGCCTGCGATGGCTACTGTGGCTGTGGAAACGGCGGCGGCAGTTGTGGCGGCGGCGGGTGTGGATGCACCGGTTGCGGCCCAGGCGGCTTGCTGGGGCAGATCTGCCAGGGAGGCAGCCTCAATGGCCTGCAAAACCTGTGTTTATTCTGTCGCGGATCGGGCTGTAGCGTCTGCCAAGCTCCAAGCAACGCAGCAAATATGCTCGGCTGCCTGGGGATGTTGGCTCCCTACACCGAAGCTGGCCTGTGTGCTCAGCGATGGTACGATTTCCAAGCCGAAGCGATCTTTCTGTCGATGAACGGATCGTCCGCAAACCAAGCTTTAACCAGCAGCGGTGTGGGGGCGACCAACATCTTGATGAGCACCGACGATGCGGAGTCGGACAACCTGGGGGCAGGTTTCCGTTTGACAGCCAGCATGATGTTTGGAGCCGGTGGAAATCTGGAAGCTACCTACTTCGGAACCAACCACTTCTCGCACAATCAGGAAGTTGTCGATCCGACCAATAGCCTCTACTCGGCGTTCAGCGACTTTGGCGTCGCGCCGCCCGGTGGCTACAACGAAACCGATCAATCGGCGGTTCATTCGCTGCGTTATTCGTCCGACATCCACAGTGGTGAAGCGAACTATCGCCGCCGCTGGGTCGGTCCCTACTGCCGCTTCCAAGGTTCGTGGTTGCTTGGTTTCCGCTACTTCGATCTCGACGAATCGCTTACCTTTGCAACTCGCAACGAACTGAACTTCTCCACAGCCACCTCGGAATTCCTGAACAGTACCACGCAAACGCGAAACGCGTTGGTGGGAGCTCAATTGGGCGGTGACTTGTGGTGGAACGTTCACCCGGGCATCAACTTCGGCGTCGGCTGGAAGGGAGCGATCTTCGGGAACCGTGCCGAACAGGATACTCACTTGTTCTACAGCGGCGAGACTCTCGTCGGCGGTGTTCCAACCCGAACTCTGATGAATCGCGACGAACAAGCCTCCGATTCGACGACCGCGTTGATGAGCGAATTGCAGGTCCGAATGGCCTACCGCCTGAGCTACTCCTGGACCTTCACCGCCGCGTATTGGTTCATCGGAATCGATGGTGTGGCGTTGGGAGCGGGCAATGTCAACACTTCGCAAGCCAACCGGTTGTTTAATACCAACACGGCTCGCGACGTCAGCATCAACATCGACGATTCGCTGACGATGCAAGGCTTCTCGGTCGGCTTGGAATACCTCTGGTAA
- a CDS encoding Ig-like domain-containing protein translates to MRRRSDKNRKQLRRRLIQCESLEDRRLLAPVIVSELEPNNFVRDAQVLNLGTAPGKTPEVTVSATFDSGSPDYYKFDLTAGDVFSSRITVGGTNTSFNDLDISLGKVNASGTSSTEVRGNNSIGDLSLAGQPLVPASSPVLTGGDVYFNYVITETGTYSFRVGTGNSGANPNITPIGSYQMEFQTLRSPLEAEPIGTHQVLFLDFDGGFVDLNDLDDTQFGSVRLPSLAESLFDLGFEVTNEDRLIDVIIAEMEENYGDVATFGANGDYDATGIPGQYKLEILNSRDHEDPWGLPNVSRLMMTGAGADINIAGAFGIASSLDVGNFDTEETAFIFAEEFFGLTNVGDVFAVPHSISVSTVDMLGKAIGLVAAHESGHFFGLRHTNNGNASDQIMDTGGNLPGLLGVGPDGIFGTVDDVDTDFGTDSYTAGELDTFGVQDSINALAYSLGTGTAGGSISGFVFRDSNGDGRSTSDLGLAGVTVFGDLDSDGVLDSGEPRSVTDANGNYALSAAAGTFNIIAQVPSGYAATTPTSVSTTTGSGALTGPSFGFKKVDFDVTGVKWNDINGNGVRDAGEPGIGGVYIYVDIDGDDRLDLFEPQAITAADGTYSLDFPGADTYTVREVVQPGFRQVFPASGEHIVVFDGTQIVPNQNLNFGNQAARDFGDLPARYGTLLSADGASHGFSSTLGLGALTDIEADGVPSTGADGDDNNGSDDEDGIVPVSAMAPGATVDFAVTARNAGQTAYLQGWIDFNNDGVFSSSEQVFKNQTLINGTQVLTTDIAVPAGTTEGAKYARFRYGPELNLGTTGFSTAGEVEDYVFTVQTTTALAQPDRYDDLTHPAVQDFTVTRNSLNADLRVLANDSMFDSSIRVARVDPLVGTTGTLNIGTGGQSVVYTPRSGFTGEDTFEYTVVTDSGLSSTTTVTVNVVPLNDAPVAVDDLFRVPGNLSTSTSLSVLSNDSASNQGGLQIVSVGTTDFGGTVNFNSQSISYLPAPGFTGTEQFTYTVRDSSGFSDTATVTVQINPNSLANEVEYSVRTLDLSGNAVTAINVGDEFQVQVLVDDIRAGASVLEQGLAAAYVDLLYSKLVTTVAPTDPGNTSSFDITYGPLFNQLNTGDALDPNVINEVGGSQASIGNQQVHSGPAVLFTLTMRAIGPGTALFQTDPADAIRSDVVFLNDPSEEVPTNRQLFGGTSLNIIPAGLPIPTAVDDSYRVVQGVIESPMLVLGNDIQGGAGASSIAEIGTPAHGSARVSGNTILYTPQAAFTGVDQFTYTILSPDGFRSTATVTVFVGTDAQVDANDLVDLPFQVFDASGNAILDAAGNQLRTVRVGDVLTLQVNVDDLRTGAFLNTGVFSAYQDILYSASNLSVVPRSATQTSTLDFSVEFGQFYTNVQRGTAGTVGIINEVGATQTTNSDGSGAPLGSQVRDLMAIEFVATATGTATFIGDPADVSPDQDTLLFEAASKVVPIDQIRYDRKSITISPATTASGESEFQNPVNRYDVNDDGNVTPIDALSIINQLNSSGSGQLAAEGESASEIRRFVDVNGDQFVTPIDALLVINALNTQSVSGASGEAPVAANNAASEPETQGSDDFFASLGEEKTSQFGSAATQTGSASQWFDASDNDDEEDSIDTIVDDITQQWGL, encoded by the coding sequence ATGCGACGTCGTTCGGATAAAAATCGCAAGCAACTGCGTCGGCGGCTGATTCAATGTGAGTCGCTTGAAGATCGTCGGTTGCTAGCTCCCGTGATCGTTTCCGAACTGGAGCCGAACAATTTTGTTCGCGACGCGCAGGTTCTGAACCTGGGGACGGCACCGGGCAAAACGCCCGAGGTGACAGTTTCGGCGACCTTCGATTCTGGATCGCCGGACTACTATAAATTCGACCTGACCGCGGGCGATGTGTTCAGCAGTCGAATCACCGTCGGCGGCACCAACACGTCGTTCAACGATCTGGACATCAGCTTAGGCAAGGTTAACGCGTCGGGGACGTCGTCGACCGAAGTCCGCGGCAATAACTCGATCGGCGACCTGAGTCTCGCGGGGCAACCGCTTGTTCCCGCTTCGTCTCCCGTACTGACCGGCGGCGATGTCTACTTCAATTACGTGATTACCGAGACCGGAACGTACAGCTTCCGCGTCGGCACGGGCAACTCGGGGGCCAACCCGAACATCACGCCTATCGGTTCCTACCAGATGGAGTTCCAAACGCTCCGTTCGCCTTTGGAAGCGGAACCGATCGGAACCCATCAGGTTCTGTTCCTTGATTTCGATGGTGGATTTGTCGATCTCAACGATCTCGACGACACCCAATTTGGTTCGGTTCGCTTGCCTTCGCTGGCCGAATCGCTGTTTGATCTCGGCTTCGAAGTCACCAACGAAGATCGTTTGATCGACGTGATCATCGCCGAGATGGAAGAGAACTATGGCGATGTCGCGACGTTTGGTGCCAACGGCGATTACGATGCGACTGGCATCCCCGGCCAATACAAGCTGGAAATTCTAAACAGCCGCGACCACGAAGATCCTTGGGGCCTGCCCAACGTCAGCCGCTTGATGATGACGGGTGCTGGAGCCGACATCAATATCGCGGGTGCCTTTGGTATCGCGTCGAGCTTGGACGTCGGAAACTTTGACACCGAAGAGACGGCGTTCATCTTTGCCGAAGAGTTCTTTGGTCTGACCAACGTCGGCGACGTCTTTGCCGTTCCGCATTCGATCAGCGTTTCGACCGTCGATATGCTTGGCAAAGCGATCGGACTTGTCGCGGCTCACGAATCGGGGCACTTCTTCGGTCTTCGCCACACCAACAATGGAAACGCCAGCGATCAGATCATGGATACCGGGGGCAATCTTCCCGGTTTGCTAGGCGTTGGTCCCGACGGAATCTTTGGCACCGTCGACGATGTCGACACCGATTTTGGTACCGATTCTTATACAGCCGGTGAACTCGACACGTTTGGCGTGCAGGATTCGATCAACGCATTGGCCTACAGTCTGGGGACTGGAACCGCCGGCGGATCGATCAGCGGATTTGTCTTCCGCGACTCCAACGGCGATGGCCGCAGCACATCCGATCTCGGATTGGCTGGCGTGACTGTCTTCGGCGATCTCGACAGCGATGGCGTCCTCGATTCGGGTGAACCGCGATCGGTCACCGACGCCAACGGAAATTACGCACTCTCCGCCGCGGCGGGAACGTTCAACATCATCGCTCAGGTTCCAAGTGGTTACGCCGCTACAACACCGACCTCGGTGTCGACGACAACCGGCAGCGGAGCTCTCACCGGGCCAAGCTTCGGATTTAAGAAGGTTGACTTCGACGTCACCGGCGTGAAGTGGAACGACATCAACGGCAATGGTGTTCGCGATGCCGGCGAACCTGGCATCGGGGGCGTTTACATCTACGTCGACATCGATGGCGATGATCGATTGGATCTGTTTGAACCCCAAGCGATCACAGCGGCCGACGGTACCTACAGCCTCGATTTCCCCGGAGCGGATACCTACACCGTTCGCGAAGTTGTGCAGCCTGGTTTCCGCCAGGTCTTCCCGGCTTCGGGTGAACACATCGTGGTGTTCGACGGCACGCAAATCGTTCCTAACCAGAACTTGAACTTCGGTAACCAAGCCGCTCGCGACTTTGGCGATCTGCCCGCACGGTACGGAACTCTCTTGAGTGCCGACGGTGCAAGCCACGGCTTCAGCAGCACGCTGGGGCTGGGAGCGTTGACCGACATCGAAGCCGACGGCGTTCCATCGACCGGCGCCGATGGCGACGACAACAATGGCAGCGATGACGAAGACGGCATCGTCCCTGTCTCGGCTATGGCTCCTGGAGCGACTGTCGATTTTGCTGTGACGGCCCGCAACGCTGGGCAAACGGCTTATCTGCAAGGCTGGATCGATTTCAATAACGACGGTGTCTTCAGTTCCAGCGAACAGGTGTTCAAAAACCAAACGCTGATCAACGGAACGCAGGTCCTGACCACGGACATCGCGGTTCCCGCGGGAACGACTGAAGGAGCGAAATATGCTCGCTTCCGTTATGGACCCGAATTGAACCTGGGGACGACCGGATTCTCGACCGCGGGTGAAGTCGAAGATTATGTCTTCACCGTGCAAACGACAACCGCTCTGGCTCAACCCGATCGCTACGACGATCTGACGCATCCAGCGGTGCAGGACTTCACCGTCACCCGCAACTCGCTCAATGCAGATCTTCGCGTGTTGGCGAACGATTCGATGTTCGACAGTTCGATTCGCGTGGCCCGTGTCGATCCGCTTGTTGGGACAACCGGCACGCTGAACATCGGCACCGGCGGCCAATCGGTCGTCTACACTCCACGCAGCGGTTTCACCGGCGAAGACACTTTCGAATACACCGTCGTCACCGACTCGGGGCTATCCTCGACCACAACAGTCACGGTTAATGTCGTTCCTTTGAACGATGCTCCGGTTGCCGTCGACGATCTGTTCCGAGTTCCTGGGAACTTGAGCACGTCGACCTCGCTATCGGTTCTGTCGAACGATTCGGCGAGCAACCAAGGCGGCTTGCAGATCGTGAGCGTCGGAACCACCGATTTTGGCGGCACCGTCAACTTCAACTCGCAATCGATCTCCTACCTGCCGGCTCCTGGATTCACGGGCACCGAACAGTTCACCTACACCGTTCGCGACAGTTCGGGCTTCTCGGACACCGCGACCGTAACGGTCCAGATCAATCCAAATTCGCTTGCCAACGAAGTTGAATATTCGGTTCGCACGCTCGATCTCAGCGGCAACGCGGTCACTGCGATCAACGTTGGCGACGAGTTCCAAGTTCAGGTGCTTGTCGACGACATCCGCGCCGGTGCTTCGGTCCTGGAACAGGGACTGGCCGCTGCTTATGTCGATCTGTTGTACAGCAAACTGGTCACCACCGTTGCTCCAACCGATCCTGGCAACACCTCATCGTTTGACATCACCTACGGCCCGTTGTTCAACCAATTGAACACCGGCGACGCGTTGGATCCCAACGTGATCAACGAAGTCGGTGGATCGCAGGCATCGATCGGAAACCAACAGGTCCACTCCGGTCCCGCCGTCTTGTTCACACTGACGATGCGAGCGATCGGCCCGGGAACCGCTCTCTTCCAGACCGACCCCGCCGATGCCATCCGCAGCGACGTTGTCTTCTTGAACGATCCATCGGAAGAGGTTCCGACGAATCGGCAGTTGTTTGGCGGTACGTCGTTGAACATCATCCCTGCCGGCTTGCCGATCCCAACGGCTGTCGATGATTCCTACCGCGTCGTTCAAGGCGTGATCGAATCGCCGATGCTTGTTTTGGGTAACGACATCCAAGGTGGTGCCGGTGCTTCGTCGATCGCCGAAATCGGAACTCCCGCACACGGTTCGGCTCGCGTTTCCGGAAATACGATCCTGTATACTCCGCAAGCTGCCTTCACCGGTGTCGATCAATTCACCTACACGATTCTGTCGCCCGATGGATTCCGTAGCACCGCCACGGTAACTGTCTTTGTTGGAACCGACGCTCAGGTCGACGCCAACGATCTGGTCGATTTGCCATTCCAGGTTTTTGACGCTTCGGGAAATGCAATTCTCGATGCCGCAGGCAATCAATTGCGAACCGTTCGCGTTGGCGACGTCTTGACCTTGCAGGTTAATGTCGACGATCTTCGCACCGGGGCGTTCTTGAACACCGGCGTCTTCTCGGCCTATCAGGACATCCTGTACAGTGCCAGCAACCTGTCGGTGGTACCACGCTCGGCGACGCAAACCAGCACGCTGGACTTCAGCGTCGAATTCGGCCAGTTCTACACCAACGTGCAACGCGGCACCGCGGGTACCGTTGGTATTATCAACGAAGTCGGAGCTACACAGACCACCAACAGCGATGGCTCGGGAGCTCCCTTGGGCAGCCAAGTACGAGACTTGATGGCGATCGAATTTGTCGCCACCGCAACCGGTACCGCTACCTTCATCGGCGACCCAGCGGATGTCTCGCCCGACCAAGACACTTTGTTGTTCGAAGCTGCGTCGAAGGTTGTGCCGATCGATCAGATCCGTTACGACCGCAAATCGATCACGATTTCGCCCGCGACGACTGCATCGGGCGAATCGGAGTTCCAGAATCCAGTCAATCGCTACGACGTCAACGACGATGGCAACGTGACGCCAATCGATGCGTTGAGCATCATCAACCAACTGAACTCGAGTGGTTCGGGACAGCTGGCCGCCGAAGGTGAATCGGCCTCCGAGATCCGCCGGTTTGTCGACGTCAACGGTGATCAATTTGTGACCCCAATCGACGCGTTGTTGGTGATCAATGCCCTGAACACGCAAAGTGTTTCGGGTGCCAGCGGTGAAGCTCCCGTTGCGGCAAACAACGCTGCTTCGGAGCCCGAAACGCAAGGCAGCGACGATTTCTTCGCCAGCTTGGGCGAAGAGAAGACATCGCAATTTGGTTCGGCCGCAACGCAAACCGGTTCGGCATCGCAGTGGTTCGACGCGTCGGACAACGATGACGAAGAGGATTCGATCGATACGATCGTCGACGATATCACTCAACAATGGGGGCTCTAA
- the aqpZ gene encoding aquaporin Z translates to MASIGTRSAAEFFGTFWLVFGGCGSAVLAAKVITPEVDTPINIGIGLVGVSLAFGLTVLTMAYAIGHISGCHLNPAVTVGLTVGGRSKGADLIPYVIAQVLGAIAGAGTLYMIASGKEGFAINNADAGAFATNGFGAISPGGYSMLACLVAEIVLTAFFLFIIMGATDKRAPAGFAPLAIGLGLTLIHLIGIPVTNLSVNPARSTGPALFVGGMQLTQLWFFWLAPIAGGVLGALIYQAIAKEETEAA, encoded by the coding sequence ATGGCTAGTATTGGTACCCGTTCAGCTGCGGAATTCTTTGGAACGTTTTGGCTGGTCTTCGGTGGATGTGGCAGTGCCGTGCTGGCCGCCAAGGTGATTACGCCCGAGGTCGATACGCCGATCAACATCGGCATCGGATTGGTTGGTGTTTCGTTAGCCTTCGGTTTGACGGTGCTGACGATGGCCTACGCGATCGGGCACATCTCCGGTTGCCATCTAAACCCCGCCGTGACCGTGGGGCTGACCGTTGGTGGGCGTTCCAAGGGGGCTGATCTGATCCCCTACGTGATCGCACAAGTTCTTGGCGCGATCGCCGGAGCCGGGACGCTGTACATGATCGCTTCGGGAAAAGAGGGCTTCGCCATCAACAACGCCGATGCGGGAGCGTTTGCGACCAACGGCTTTGGGGCAATCTCGCCCGGCGGCTATTCGATGCTCGCCTGCTTGGTCGCCGAGATCGTCTTAACCGCCTTCTTCCTGTTCATCATCATGGGAGCGACCGACAAGCGAGCGCCAGCCGGTTTCGCGCCCCTCGCGATCGGGCTGGGGCTGACCCTGATCCATCTGATCGGGATCCCCGTCACCAACCTATCGGTCAATCCGGCTCGCAGCACCGGTCCAGCGCTGTTTGTCGGCGGGATGCAGCTGACTCAGCTGTGGTTCTTCTGGCTCGCACCCATCGCTGGTGGAGTGCTTGGTGCGTTGATCTATCAGGCGATTGCGAAAGAGGAAACCGAGGCGGCTTAA